A stretch of Camelina sativa cultivar DH55 chromosome 18, Cs, whole genome shotgun sequence DNA encodes these proteins:
- the LOC104761627 gene encoding NAD-dependent protein deacetylase SRT1-like, which produces MSLGYAEKLSFIEDVGQVGMAEFFDPSHVLQCKIEELAKMIQKSKHLVVFTGAGISTSCGIPDFRGPKGIWTLQREGKDLPKASLPFHRAMPSMTHMALVELERAGILKFVISQNVDGLHLRSGIPREKLSELHGDSFMEMCPSCGAEYLRDFEVETIGLKETSRRCSVQKCGAKLKDSVLDWEDALPPKEIDPAEKHCKMADLVLCLGTSLQITPACNLPLKCLRGGGKIVIVNLQKTPKDKKANVVIHGLVDKVVAGVMESLNMKIPPYVRIDLFQIILTQALSGDQRFINWTLRVASVHGLTSQLPFIESIEVSFSDDQKYKDAVLDKQPFLMKRRTARNETFNIFLKVNYSDGCDSVSTQLSLPFEFKVSTEERGEIIDKEAVLQSLREKAVEESSCGQSGVVERRAVSEPRSEAIVYATVTSLRTFLCQQSLHANGELKWKLEGSGTSRKRSRTGKRKSKAQEEETKA; this is translated from the exons GAAATTGTCCTTCATTGAAGATGTTGGTCAAGTCGGCATGGCCGAGTTCTTCGACCCTTCTCATGTTCTACAATGCAAG ATCGAAGAACTTGCTAAGATGATTCAAAAG AGTAAGCATCTAGTAGTCTTCACAGGTGCTGGCATTTCAACTTCTTGTGGTATTCCTGATTTCCGAGGCCCTAAAGGAATTTGGACTTTACAG CGCGAGGGAAAAGATTTACCTAAAGCATCTCTGCCGTTTCATCGTGCAATGCCGAGCATGACTCACATGGCTTTGGTTGAATTAGAAAGAGCTGgcattttaaaatttgtcatCAGTCAG AATGTGGATGGCTTACATCTTCGATCTGGAATACCAAGAGAGAAGCTTTCTGAACTGCATGGAGACTCTTTTATGGAGATGTGTCCATCATGTGGAGCTGA GTACCTACGTGATTTCGAGGTGGAAACTATTGGATTGAAGGAGACATCAAGAAGGTGTTCTGTTCAAAAATGTGGAGCTAAACTTAAAGATTCGGTCTTGGATTGGGAG GATGCTTTGCCTCCAAAAGAAATTGATCCTGCAGAGAAGCACTGCAAAATGGCTGATCTTGTACTCTGTTTGGGAACCAG TTTGCAGATAACCCCTGCTTGCAATTTGCCTCTCAAGTGTCTTAGAGGTGGAGGCAAGATCGTGATAGTTAATCTTCAG AAAACACCGAAGGACAAGAAAGCAAATGTAGTGATTCATGGTCTTGTTGATAAG GTGGTTGCAGGGGTCATGGAATCTCTCAACATGAAGATTCCTCCATATGTCAGAATCGATCTTTTCCAGATAATCCTAACTCAAGCTTTAAGCGGAG ATCAGAGGTTTATTAATTGGACCCTGCGTGTTGCAAGTGTTCATGGATTGACTTCTCAGTTACCATTCATCGAATCGATTGAG GTTTCATTCTCAGATGACCAGAAGTACAAAGATGCAGTTCTTGATAAGCAGCCGTTTCTTATGAAAAG GAGAACAGCGCGAAACGaaacttttaatatattctTGAAAGTTAACTACAGTGACGGTTGTGACAGTGTCTCCACTCAGCTTAGCCTCCCATTTGAATTCAAG gTCTCAACAGAAGAGCGTGGTGAGATTATTGACAAGGAGGCTGTGCTACAAAGCCTGAGAGAGAAAGCGGTTGAAGAGTCCAGTTGCGGGCAGAGCGGTGTGGTTGAGAGAAGAGCGGTTTCTGAACCGAGAAGTGAGGCTATTGTGTATGCTACTGTGACCAGTCTCAGGACTTTCCTTTGTCAACAATCTCTGCATGCTAATGGAGAACTCAAATGGAAGCTGGAAGGTTCTGGAACGTCACGTAAACGTTCTAGAACAGGCAAACGAAAATCAAAGGcacaggaagaagaaacaaaggcatag
- the LOC104761628 gene encoding protein PFC0760c-like codes for MQGGGEGDEEYHRNPNPPNIIVAVMSSVGVFRKVEKDEKSYWIYTLTHPDEALAMDPFFLCPRARLKLLKLKLNMPVDDDDDDDDSDDGGGGDDGDEGSGKEEDDDDDDDGKVDGDEDGGKVDDDDDDDDDPKDDEKDAHENGGKVPNDDDDDDFDDDDEDKYVDDDDDDDDDDDDEDDDEDDDDDEEEASHVYFGDDDAIPELSPYNSSPHFFTKGNGDQQDKSLLDCDHPGICKLPVVPLFWCNNEEPDREEFECGACEMDMPSASYFACLQCRKKFHKECVESPLEIKHPSHPYHFLRLYSFASTEMICNRCKEVVFDMFYHCTTCDLSMHPVCAMKTVPFVLS; via the coding sequence atgcaaGGTGggggagaaggagatgaagaatatCACAGAAATCCAAATCCCCCTAATATTATTGTAGCAGTCATGAGTTCTGTGGGTGTATTTCGTAAGGTGGAAAAGGATGAAAAATCATATTGGATATACACATTAACACATCCCGATGAAGCACTAGCCATggatcctttttttctttgtcctcGTGCGCGTCTCAAACTCCTAAAGCTCAAACTAAATATGCccgttgatgatgatgatgatgatgacgacagcgacgatggtggtggtggtgacgaTGGCGATGAAGGTAGtggcaaagaagaagacgacgacgatgatgatgatggcaaaGTAGATGGCGATGAAGATGGTGGCAAAGtagatgacgatgacgatgatgatgatgatccaaaaGACGATGAAAAAGATGCTCACGAAAATGGTGGCAAAGTACCTaacgatgacgatgacgatgactttgacgatgacgatgaagataaatatgtcgatgatgatgatgatgatgatgatgatgatgatgatgaggatgatgatgaggatgatgatgatgatgaagaagaagcatccCATGTGtattttggtgatgatgatgctaTTCCTGAGTTGTCCCCGTACAATTCATCCCCTCACTTCTTCACCAAAGGAAATGGTGATCAGCAAGACAAATCTTTGCTTGATTGTGACCACCCTGGAATCTGTAAACTCCCTGTAGTGCCTCTTTTTTGGTGCAACAATGAAGAACCTGATCGTGAAGAATTCGAGTGCGGCGCATGCGAAATGGATATGCCCAGCGCAAGCTATTTTGCATGCCTCCAATGTAGAAAAAAGTTTCATAAAGAATGTGTTGAATCTCCACTTGAAATCAAACACCCTTCCCACCCCTATCATTTTCTTCGCCTTTACAGTTTTGCAAGCACGGAAATGATTTGCAACCGTTGTAAGGAAGTTGTCTTCGACATGTTTTATCACTGTACTACATGTGATTTGAGTATGCATCCTGTGTGTGCGATGAAGACGGTACCCTTTGTTTTGTCGTGA